Genomic DNA from Peribacillus sp. FSL H8-0477:
TATATTATTTATTTTTTTGGTTGGTGTTCAACGACAACATTTTGTGCATTTTTCACTTCACTGTCTACTAGCTGCACAATTTCATTTGCCGCTTCTTTAGATAATTCATCAGCTTTTACTAATACATTTACATCACTGCCTTCAATCCGGACCAAAGCCGCCTCTAAATCCAATGAAGAGACAATCGTTGTCTCGAGGATTTCTTCTGAAATTCTAGCCTCACTGATTTGTTCAATTGCATCATAGGCTTTATTGATATCATCTGAAGACATATCGCCTTTACCCATTTCTGCATCATATTTTTCACTTTGCTTCGAACGTTCTTCATCAATGGCAATTCTCATCGCTGCAAATTCGTCATCACCAGAGGTAATCGTAACTTGTGCTTTTTCTTCTGATGATCCACTTTCTTTCGCTTTTTCAACCGCTTGTTCTTTTTCTTGTTCTTTTTCTTGTTCTTCAGTCACAGCCATATTTGTTCCTTGCTGCTCAGGCGATGTCAAATAATAAACGGACAATACGACCACTAGGCTTAACATGGTTAATAACCACACCGTTTGTTTTTTCAATAACATTGTAAAATTCCCCCTTATTTTTTGGGTAAAACAGAAACCCGATGGCTTGGTACATCCAAAGCACGTGTTACTGCTTCAATAATCCATTTTTTGATTTGAATGTTGTCAGCACCTTTTGCTACCACCAAAACACCACTCACCTGAGGCTTTCTCGTTTCAGATATTATCGGCTCTTCTTTATCGCTGTTCTTGATGATAACAAGCTGCTCATCCACGGAGGTATCTTCTACAGTGCGTTTACCACCTTCTTGATCCGTTTCATCTGTAACTTGTCTTTGCGTAGTTTTGTTTTTCTCATAAATATTTTTTTCTGATGCCTCGACATAGACAACAACCTTCACATCCTCGACTCCAGCAATCGATTCAAGCGCGTCCTTCATTTCATTTTGTAAATACACCTCATAATCTCGTGAATTTTTAAATTCTGTATTCGCCTTTTTGCCAAATACCTCCACATCTTCCTCCGTCTCATTCTGATTAAATACAGATGCAGCAGTATCATTCGTTGAGGGCGGCTGGTCGGTATTAATAACGTTGCCTGCAATCATAATTCCGGTTCCGAGGAGCAGGACAACCACTGCATACAGATACATTGGCGGTTTCTTTTCCTTGCCTTCCTCTTCTTTTAGCTTTAAAAGGCGGGTTATCCATGCGAATGGACCTTTATCATTTTTCAACAGCATCGCCCCCCTTTTTCCCGGCTATTTCAATTATTTCCTCATCAACCGACCATTGGTCTGCAAGAAATCCCTTTACTCTTTCAGCTTCAGAGGATTGATCAACTTGTCTTTTTGTATTAATCTCTACTTTCGCTACTGCTTCCACCACTTCATCCTTTTCTTTTGAATCAACAAGTACAAGCGTGATTTTTTGTAAATCGAGATCCTCTGGTGTCCTTGCCTGCCCCTTTTGCTCTCCTTTAATATCAATCTCTGCTATTTCCATTTGATACTTATCTATCAACTCCTCTTCGACACCTGTCTTCAATAGGACAGCCATTTTTTTTAAAATATATGCATCTTGCTCTACTTGTATTTCTTTTTTCTTTAATTCTGTTAAATTTTCGAGATTATTTCCTTCACCATTTTGAAAATCTTTCGTGACTACTGTCAGCAGCCCTTCAAAATCCTTGTTAAACAATTCAAGAATTGGAGACAGAATAACGGCAATTAACAGTAAACCAATTGTCATTTTGGCATATTTTTGCATAGCTGAGCTTGGAAGCAGCATATCAATGACCGTTGCTAGAAGGACAAAAAGAATGATATTCGTAACCCAGCCCGTTATAAATTCCAAAAAAGCTCTCCCCCTATCTGACCATTAAGGTGATATTACCAGCCGCAATAATGATCGTAATACTAAGGAAAAACATCATTGAGACAATAGCCAGCGCTGCAAAAATATAGATCATGCTCTTACTAATGATGTCGAGACATTTGATGACTGGGCCCCCTCCTAAGGGCTGTAATAGACTTGCTGACAATTTATAAATGAGAGAGAGGGTTAAAATCTTTAATGCAGGAAAAACAACGATTAACAGCAGAACTGCTACTCCCGCCATCCCCACCATATTTTTCAATAAGACCGAGGCACTAATGACCGTATCCGTAGCATCTGTAAACATTCTTCCGATAACGGGTATAAAGTTTCCCGTTACAAACTTAGCCGTTCTAATCGTAATGCCATCCGCTACCGCTGAGGTTGATCCTTGGACAGAAATCACGCCCAAAAAAATAGTCATGAACGCGCCAAGAAGGCCAATGGCCCAATTTCGAAGCATCTGGGCAAGCTGGGTTACTTTATACTGCTCAGTGAGTGTACTCACAATATTAAGGATGGCTGACAAAAAGAGCATCGGCAGGACTACGTATTGAATCAAAATCCCGCTCGTATTCATCAAAAAGATCAGTACTGGATGAAAAAAAGCCGCTGAGATAATCCCACCCGAAGAAGCAACGAGCGCTAACAGCAAAGGAATCATGGCCATCAAAAAGGCAATCATCTTATCAATGGTCTCCGTCGTATATTGAATGGCCACATGAAAGCTATTGAGAGCTAGAATGATTAACACCATATAAACAATAGAATACGCAACCTTACTGATTGAGCTTTGCTCAAAGGCATTTTGCAGTGATTGTAGAAACATACTGAATATCGTCAGCAAGATCAGCGACCCCAATAGCTTTCCGTTGACCAACAGTTCATGAAAAACAAATTTCCCTAACCCCTTAAACCATTCAGAAAAGGAAAACTCTTTATCACCCGTGACGAAATCCATGAAGCTTCCCTTCTGACTTTCTGGTAGAAAACCGCCGTATTCGGTGACAATATCGTCCCAGAACTTCGTAATATCTTCTATACCAATACGTTCTATTTGGGACTGAACCAGTTCATCCGTAAGTGTTTCTTCATCATTTTCAGCAGCTGTTGCAACGTCGGCTTGTACAATAAACAGGACAAGCACTACTAGGAATGCATAGAGGATCCATTGCTTCATTTTTTCACCCCATTAAACGCAATTAACTTGGTATCAATTGAATAATTGTTTCAATGATCACCGTCAAAATTGGAATTGCCATTGCGAGGATAAGGATTTTCCCGCTTAACTCAATTTTAGAGGCGAGTGATCCCTGACCTGCATCTTTTGTTATTTGTGAGGCGAATTCTGCAATGTAAGCAATACCGATAATTTTTAGAATCGTTTCCATGTACATCATATTGACATGCGCATTTACTGCCAGGCTTTCAAGCATTTTTATAATTTCATAGATTTTATCCGCTAAAAACAGAAAGATAGAACACCCAACAAAGACAATTAATAAAAAGGCGAAATTAGGTTTCTGTTCTTTTAGAATTAAGGCGAGAAAGGTAGCAATTAGGGCTACTCCGGCAATTTTAATTATTTCAATGGCCGATCCCTCCCTACTGAAATAGAAAGACTGATTTTATTTTTTGAAATAAATCTTCAATAATGGAGGCTACCATGAATAAAATATAGATAAAGCCAAAAAGTGTTACCCACTGGGCATACTCCTTTTTACCGACTTGATCTAGAATGGTGTGGATGAATGCCACCACAATCCCAACACCCGCTATCTTAAAGATGATATCAACATCAATCCCCATACTAATCTCCCCCTATAGCAGCAATAGAGTCAATAACAGACCAGATAAAAACCCTAAGCTCTTCATCATCTTTTCATACTTCAGCTGTCGGTCGATTGCTTCTGCTTCCTCCCGTTCAAGATGTGTTAAAGTAAGTAAAATCTGCTTTTGCTGATGGTGCCGATCATGGCGTCCCAGCGTTTCACCAAACTGTACAAGAATTTCGAATTCTCCCTGCTTAAGAGCCAGCAATCCCCATACTCGCTGTAAGCTTTCCTCCCATGCTTGTTTTACCGTGGTATTTCCTGAAGAAAGAAGGCCCGAAAAGGATTCAAAAAATAGGGATAGCGGCATTGGTACCAGCTTGGATAGCTTTCTCGCTGCATCTTGCAGAGGGGTTTGTCCGTACATAATTTCCGCTTCTAACGATTGTAGTGCCAGCTTGATTTGACGCAGCTGCTTGGGTCTCAGTGCAAGATGCTTCGCTGCCTCAAAACCTGCCCAGGTTGTCACGAGAATAATGATCGCTGCTCCAATCAATTTGATCACTTATTGCCCACCTCATCTTTATTTACTACTCGTCCCTGACCATCTATAATTCGATAGACCCGATTTGAGCCTTCCGCTCGGTTTAACTCGACGAATCGCTCAAAAATGTTCATATCGAGGATTTTCGCAATAAAGGGACGTTTCTTCACTTCTGCTAATGAATGTCCATGTGTAGTAATTAACATCGTAATTCCTGAATTGACTGCTTCCAACACAGCGTCTGCATCTTCATTCCGCCCAATTTCATCGGCAACTAGGACGTCCGGAGACATCGAACGGATTAACATCATCATTCCTTCAGCTTTTGGGCATCCATCAAGCACGTCAACCCGGGGACCAAACTCAAGCTGCGGAATACCATTCACACAACCAGCAATCTCAGAACGCTCGTCAACAATCCCTACCTTTTTCGGGGGTATGTTCATCGACTCACTTCCTGTTGAAATGATTCTAGCCATATCTCGAAGCAACGTTGTTTTCCCCGTCTGCGGCGCTCCAATAATCATCGTGTGAAGCCAGCCATTACTATACACACTTGGCATCAGCATTTCAGCGGCTCCAATTTTCTGCCGGGCAATCCGGATATTGAAAGAAGAAACGTCCCGTATTGCTTTTACACGACCATTTTCGAGAATTACTTTCCCTGCCAACCCAACACGATGTCCCCCGCTGATGGTTATATATCCTCGTCTCAATTCCTCTTCGACGGTATAGAGGGAAAAATGACTTAAGTGATTAAGAAGCTGTTGGGCATCCTCTGAATCTGCTGTATATGGTAAAAATGCAGGTTCTCCTGCAACCATGATTTCCAGTGGTCGTCCTACTCGAACGCGCAGCTCCTCAATTTGGGCAGTTAAGGCTTCGGGAATTCTGCGAAACTGCTCCTGAAGTTTTTTTGGCAAAAAGGATATGACCGTCTCCATTCCACGAACCCTCCTATTTGCTGTGATTCATTAGTTAAAATGTATGCCTCCTATACTACTTTATGACAAGCTTTCGGCACTTGCGGGTAAATAACCGTGATAAATTTACGAGAAACTAAAGCAAAACGACACAAAAAACCGGACCCCCTTAAAGGAGTTCGGTCAGTTTGTAGAGAAAAGACTGTTCGAAATGGTTCATCCCGTTCTCTAATTAGTACTGTTATTAGTTTCAATACTTCGTGTTTTAATTTTGGCTTCTGTTTAAAATCAAATTAAATTTTGAAAGTCCGTGGATTGCAGTGGAAGGCGTGAAGACTCCTGCGGGAATAGCGGGACAGGTGAGACCCCGCAGGAGCGTATGCATTGATGCGGCTTACCGCCCGCCCCTTGGATAAGCGAAGCGCCTGGAACGGAAATCAACAACCCAATACTAAAAACAAAAAAAGACTGTAGACAAGCTGGATTTCCATCCAAATTTGTCTACAGTCAAAAATCACAATATTATGCGCGTGAAACGTAAGATGCTTCACTCGTATTGATAATTAATTTGTCACCTTCGTTAATGAAGAATGGAACTTGAACAGAAAGACCTGTTTCAAGCGTTGCAGATTTTGTACCGCCTGAAGACGTATCACCCTTAATACCTGGTTCAGTTTCAGTCACTTCAAGAACAACCGTATTTGGAAGAGCAACCCCTAATGTTTCACTTTGGAATGACATCACGTGAACTTCCATGTTTTCTTTTAGGAATCTTAGTTCGTTCTTAATTGAATCTCCTGGAAGTTCAATTTGGTCATATGTTTCGTTATCCATGAACACATGATTATCGCCGCTTGCATATAAATATTGCATTTTACGGTTTTCGATATGTGCTTTAGCTACTTTTTCACCGGCACGGAACGTTTTTTCCTGAATAGAACCAGTACGGATATTACGAAGTTTAGAACGCACAAATGCTGCACCTTTACCAGGTTTAACATGTTGGAATTCAATAACTTGCCAAATAGCGTTATCTACTTCGATTGTTACGTTGGTTTTAAAATCATTTACAGAAATCATTTAATTTCCTCCTACATCTTTACAAAATAAGTAGTTTCTTTGGTGAATGTGTTAATGCTTCGTTGCCTTCTTTAGTGATAAGTGTATCATCTTCGATGCGTACACCGCCAATTTCGGGCAGATAAATACCTGGTTCAACCGTTACTGCCATACCTGGCATTAGGATGACATCTGATTTAGCAGATAGTCCAGGCTCTTCATGGACTTCAAGTCCAATTCCATGACCAGTTGAATGACCGAAATAAGGACCGTATCCGTGACCCTCGATAATATCCCTCGTTAGAGCGTCCGCTTCTTTACCAGTCATACCAGGCTTAATGCCAGACATTCCGGCTAATTGGGCTTCTAGAACAATTTGATAGATCTTTTTCAATTCATCTGATGGCTGGCCCACTGCAAGCGTTCTGGTTATATCAGATACATACCCATTATAGTAGGCACCATAATCCAGGGTTACAAAGTCACCACTTTCAATGACTTTACTTGTCGCAACACCATGTGGAAGAGCAGAACGTTTCCCAGAAGCGACGATGGTATCGAATGAAGAGGAAGTCGCTCCTTGTCTTCTCATAAAGAATTCAAGCTCATTTGAAATTTCAAGCTCGGTTAAACCCGGGCGAATGAAGGTAACAATATGCGCAAATGCTGCATCTGCAATCTCGGCAGCGTCCTTTAATATCTTAATCTCTGCAGGAGTCTTTATCAAGCGTAATTTCTCGGTCAGACCTGATACTGGAGTCAATTCACCTAAGAATACGCTTTCCAACGCTTTATAATATGAATAAGTTACCTGATCCTGCTCAAAGCCAAGCTTTTTAATCCCCATTGCCTTGGCTTGTTCGGCAACAGCAGCCACCACGCTGCCCTTATGCTTAATAATCTCATATCCAACCGCTTGCTTGGCGGCCTGCTCCATATAACGGAAATCTGTAATAAATTTTGCTTCTGATTGAGAAATTAAGACAACGCCTGAACTTCCTGTGAAATTTGACATGTAGCGAATATTATATGTATTTGTTAGTAAACATCCATCTAATCCGGCTTTTTCCATTGCAGCTCGGAACTGCTCTAATTTTATCATGACTCTGATCTCCCCTTTACAATGTTCACTAATGCCTCTAAAGCAAGGCCGTATCCTTCAATCCCCAGCCCAACAATTTGACCGGCACATACAGGTGCAATTACCGATACATGACGAAAACTTTCTCGAGCATGAATGTTAGAAATATGAACCTCTATAACTGGAAGCTCAATCCCAGCAACAGCATCTCTAATGGCGTAACTATAATGTGTGAAGGCTCCAGGATTGATAATTACCCCTTCCACGCCCTCATCTTCTGCCCAGTGCAGCTTATCAATGATTGCCCCTTCATGATTGGATTGGAAACAGATTAATTCAGTCTGAAGATTCTGGGCTTTTTCTATCAAGCTTAGTTCCAGTTCTGGGAGTGTTGTCCTGCCATAATGGACAGGCTCCCTTTTCCCCAA
This window encodes:
- the spoIIIAC gene encoding stage III sporulation protein AC, giving the protein MGIDVDIIFKIAGVGIVVAFIHTILDQVGKKEYAQWVTLFGFIYILFMVASIIEDLFQKIKSVFLFQ
- the aroQ gene encoding type II 3-dehydroquinate dehydratase → MSKLLLINGPNLNRLGKREPVHYGRTTLPELELSLIEKAQNLQTELICFQSNHEGAIIDKLHWAEDEGVEGVIINPGAFTHYSYAIRDAVAGIELPVIEVHISNIHARESFRHVSVIAPVCAGQIVGLGIEGYGLALEALVNIVKGRSES
- the spoIIIAA gene encoding stage III sporulation protein AA gives rise to the protein METVISFLPKKLQEQFRRIPEALTAQIEELRVRVGRPLEIMVAGEPAFLPYTADSEDAQQLLNHLSHFSLYTVEEELRRGYITISGGHRVGLAGKVILENGRVKAIRDVSSFNIRIARQKIGAAEMLMPSVYSNGWLHTMIIGAPQTGKTTLLRDMARIISTGSESMNIPPKKVGIVDERSEIAGCVNGIPQLEFGPRVDVLDGCPKAEGMMMLIRSMSPDVLVADEIGRNEDADAVLEAVNSGITMLITTHGHSLAEVKKRPFIAKILDMNIFERFVELNRAEGSNRVYRIIDGQGRVVNKDEVGNK
- a CDS encoding M24 family metallopeptidase, which gives rise to MIKLEQFRAAMEKAGLDGCLLTNTYNIRYMSNFTGSSGVVLISQSEAKFITDFRYMEQAAKQAVGYEIIKHKGSVVAAVAEQAKAMGIKKLGFEQDQVTYSYYKALESVFLGELTPVSGLTEKLRLIKTPAEIKILKDAAEIADAAFAHIVTFIRPGLTELEISNELEFFMRRQGATSSSFDTIVASGKRSALPHGVATSKVIESGDFVTLDYGAYYNGYVSDITRTLAVGQPSDELKKIYQIVLEAQLAGMSGIKPGMTGKEADALTRDIIEGHGYGPYFGHSTGHGIGLEVHEEPGLSAKSDVILMPGMAVTVEPGIYLPEIGGVRIEDDTLITKEGNEALTHSPKKLLIL
- the spoIIIAE gene encoding stage III sporulation protein AE, with product MKQWILYAFLVVLVLFIVQADVATAAENDEETLTDELVQSQIERIGIEDITKFWDDIVTEYGGFLPESQKGSFMDFVTGDKEFSFSEWFKGLGKFVFHELLVNGKLLGSLILLTIFSMFLQSLQNAFEQSSISKVAYSIVYMVLIILALNSFHVAIQYTTETIDKMIAFLMAMIPLLLALVASSGGIISAAFFHPVLIFLMNTSGILIQYVVLPMLFLSAILNIVSTLTEQYKVTQLAQMLRNWAIGLLGAFMTIFLGVISVQGSTSAVADGITIRTAKFVTGNFIPVIGRMFTDATDTVISASVLLKNMVGMAGVAVLLLIVVFPALKILTLSLIYKLSASLLQPLGGGPVIKCLDIISKSMIYIFAALAIVSMMFFLSITIIIAAGNITLMVR
- the spoIIIAB gene encoding stage III sporulation protein SpoIIIAB — protein: MIKLIGAAIIILVTTWAGFEAAKHLALRPKQLRQIKLALQSLEAEIMYGQTPLQDAARKLSKLVPMPLSLFFESFSGLLSSGNTTVKQAWEESLQRVWGLLALKQGEFEILVQFGETLGRHDRHHQQKQILLTLTHLEREEAEAIDRQLKYEKMMKSLGFLSGLLLTLLLL
- a CDS encoding SpoIIIAH-like family protein produces the protein MLLKKQTVWLLTMLSLVVVLSVYYLTSPEQQGTNMAVTEEQEKEQEKEQAVEKAKESGSSEEKAQVTITSGDDEFAAMRIAIDEERSKQSEKYDAEMGKGDMSSDDINKAYDAIEQISEARISEEILETTIVSSLDLEAALVRIEGSDVNVLVKADELSKEAANEIVQLVDSEVKNAQNVVVEHQPKK
- the spoIIIAF gene encoding stage III sporulation protein AF, which gives rise to MEFITGWVTNIILFVLLATVIDMLLPSSAMQKYAKMTIGLLLIAVILSPILELFNKDFEGLLTVVTKDFQNGEGNNLENLTELKKKEIQVEQDAYILKKMAVLLKTGVEEELIDKYQMEIAEIDIKGEQKGQARTPEDLDLQKITLVLVDSKEKDEVVEAVAKVEINTKRQVDQSSEAERVKGFLADQWSVDEEIIEIAGKKGGDAVEK
- the spoIIIAD gene encoding stage III sporulation protein AD, which translates into the protein MKIAGVALIATFLALILKEQKPNFAFLLIVFVGCSIFLFLADKIYEIIKMLESLAVNAHVNMMYMETILKIIGIAYIAEFASQITKDAGQGSLASKIELSGKILILAMAIPILTVIIETIIQLIPS
- the spoIIIAG gene encoding stage III sporulation protein AG — protein: MLLKNDKGPFAWITRLLKLKEEEGKEKKPPMYLYAVVVLLLGTGIMIAGNVINTDQPPSTNDTAASVFNQNETEEDVEVFGKKANTEFKNSRDYEVYLQNEMKDALESIAGVEDVKVVVYVEASEKNIYEKNKTTQRQVTDETDQEGGKRTVEDTSVDEQLVIIKNSDKEEPIISETRKPQVSGVLVVAKGADNIQIKKWIIEAVTRALDVPSHRVSVLPKK
- the efp gene encoding elongation factor P, whose amino-acid sequence is MISVNDFKTNVTIEVDNAIWQVIEFQHVKPGKGAAFVRSKLRNIRTGSIQEKTFRAGEKVAKAHIENRKMQYLYASGDNHVFMDNETYDQIELPGDSIKNELRFLKENMEVHVMSFQSETLGVALPNTVVLEVTETEPGIKGDTSSGGTKSATLETGLSVQVPFFINEGDKLIINTSEASYVSRA